A window of Mustela nigripes isolate SB6536 chromosome 9, MUSNIG.SB6536, whole genome shotgun sequence contains these coding sequences:
- the LOC132024106 gene encoding olfactory receptor 13C4 yields MYLVILIGNGVLIIASIFDSRLHTPMYFFLGNLSFLDICYTSSSVPSTLVSLISKKRNISFSGCTVQMFVGFAMGSTECFLLGMMAFDRYVAICNPLRYPIIMSKVVYVLMASVSWLSGGINSIVQTSLAMGLPFCGNNIINHFLCEILAVLKLACADISLNIVTLAVSNMAFLVLPLLVIFFSYMFILYTILRMNSATGRRKAFSTCSAHLTVVIIFYGTIFFMYAKPKSQDRLGNDNLQATEGLISMFYGVVTPMLNPIIYSLRNRDVKAAVKYLLNWKAVKP; encoded by the coding sequence ATGTATCTAGTGATTCTGATTGGCAACGGTGTTCTGATCATAGCAAGCATCTTTGATTCCCGTCttcacacccccatgtacttcttcctgggCAACCTCTCTTTCCTGGACATCTGCTATACATCCTCCTCTGTTCCCTCAACTTTGGTGAgcttaatttcaaagaaaaggaacatttcCTTCTCCGGATGCACAGTACAGATGTTCGTTGGATTTGCAATGGGGTCCACAGAGTGTTTCCTCCTGGGCATGATGGCTTTTGATCGCTATGTAGCCATCTGTAACCCTCTGAGATACCCTATCATCATGAGCAAGGTGGTGTATGTACTAATGGCTTCTGTATCATGGCTCTCTGGTGGTATCAACTCAATTGTACAAACATCTCTTGCCATGGGATTGCCATTCTGTGGAAATAATATTATCAATCATTTCTTATGCGAGATATTAGCTGTCCTTAAGCTAGCTTGTGCTGACATATCCCTCAATATTGTTACCCTAGCAGTATCAAATATGGCATTCCTGGTTCTTCCACTGctggtcatttttttctcctatatgtTCATCCTCTATACCATCTTGAGAATGAACTCAGCCACAGGGAGACGCAAAGCCTTTTCTACTTGCTCAGCACATCTGACTGTAGTGATCATATTTTATGGTACCATCTTCTTCATGTATGCTAAGCCCAAGTCTCAAGACCGCCTTGGGAACGACAATTTGCAAGCTACAGAAGGGCTTATTTCCATGTTTTATGGGGTAGTGACCCCCATGCTAAATCCCATAATCTATAGCTTGAGAAATAGGGATGTTAAAGCTGCTgtgaaatatttgctgaattggAAAGCTGTTAAGCCATAA